Below is a genomic region from Miscanthus floridulus cultivar M001 chromosome 1, ASM1932011v1, whole genome shotgun sequence.
ACGCGAAACGAAAAGCTGTGATTTGGACTCACGCCGCCGAGCAAGCAGCGGTGCCCGACCTGTCGTGCGTGTCCATAAGCGAAACAGCGGTGCTATATGTGTAGGCATGCCGTACGCACAGCACTGGCAGACTATCTAGTGACTCCTACTGTACCTCACGCGTGAACGCCTGGCTGATGGATCGATCATGCAACAGTCAACAACAGCAAAAAATGCAACGTttttctggacggagggagtagacagCCAGCCTGTGTGTTgcgttgcattgcattgcattgtgtGGCCCTTCCAAGTCTCGACATCAGTGTACTTGCAACTCTGACACGACGCAGCAGGAGCCACTTGTGACATAGTACGGCCTGCAGCTGCCGCGTGACCCAGCACGAATTCGAGATGGCAGTGAGGAGCATGGAGCGAGAGCGCTGCAGTTTGAGACTGACTCTGCCGGACATGGGATCAGTGGTCGTATAGATCGCAGCCATTCAGCCTCGCTGGCCACTTTGCGATCTGCGCCTCCACTTCCTGTGTGCCGCCGGGTCCGTGACTCACCGAATGGAACCTGCCAACCAGTCAAACACACAGGAACACTGGAACAGGATGGCAGAGCTGCCTGCAGGACAAAAAACAGTGGCATTCCGTTCCATTCCCGTGGCTGCACCTGCACGTCCAACAAGTGCCCGACCTGTCTGTCAGTCAACCCGTGGCGGATCACACTTCTCTCTGCCTCCACTTCCTGTACGTGCCAAAGCCACGGCACCAGCCGACCGTTGCACCCAAAAATTCGGCAGTTCGGACGATGAtgaagcgtccgatcactccggcCACCAATCCACCAGAAGTCCAGACCAGCACCAGGCAAACTAGCTGCCTGATTCGCTCCGCGGATGATGGATGGCCAGCAGGTAGCCCCCGGGCGGGAACAAAAAGGGCTGGTCAGGGAGTGGCACACGGGGCAAACGGCAATTTTACTTATCCTCCTAGACTGAGGGCACTTCGGTCTTTTCTCCTCCCAGTTACACACCGTTGCCAGCGAAAATAGACGGAATGGCTCGAGGGGCAAAAAAAAAAGTGTCATGGCATCTAGGTAAGTCCGAATTTTTTAGTGGTCTGTAGGAAAgggccatcttttttaatggtacatACGAAAAAGCCTCCACGACATTGGGGGACTGCGGCGTGGACGAAGGCGGTtgattgttttgttttgttttgacaGGAGAAGTGTTTGTTTGTTTTGTTTTGGGTTTGTCGGGGCAACCGGATACAGTTCCGATTCGAATTCCAACAAAGGCGAGAAGCCAATTAATTAGGCCGGCCCTGTGCTGTGCACCCTATCTCTATGGCCCACACGTGAGAGGCCCAACAAAGGCGAGAGCCCAAGTTCGGCCCAGCCCTCGCTGATTGTGTATACACACACGTCGCTCGAGGAGGCGAGGGGGGGAATCTGACCTCTCCACAGTCGTCCACCCTTTGACCCTTCTCTCCGGGGGCCGGGGGGCGTTGCTTATCAGCGCCGGCCGCCGCCCGAGTATGGCTCGGAGGGGGGTGTCGTACGTGTCGGCGACGCAGCTGGTTTCCATGGCCAGCGACGCCCGCGTCGCCATCGTCGACGTTAGGGACGAGGAGAGGGGCTACGACGGCCACATCGCGGGGTCCCACCACTACGCCAGCGACACCTTCGCGGAGCGAATGCCCGAGCTCGCCCGGGCAACCGGGGCCAAGGAAACCCTCGTCTTCCACTGCGCCCTCAGCAAGGTGAAGGCATCCTCCACGCGCCCCTGCTCTGCTTTGTTTCTCCCTCCGTTCCTGTATGCAGCAGCCGAGCGGCTAGCGTCACTTGCAAACTTGTACTAGGAGTAATAACAAGTTGAAAAAGTTTAGGTCCTGGGGAGGGGGATCTCCCTGCGCTCCATGTAATCACGCATTGCCTCGCGCCCTCACTGGAGTTTGGTAGTGTGGAACGAGCTGCTGATACCAATTCGATTTAGCTCTTCTATGGTACTGTCCTGATTCAAGACCCCTAACACTGCAATTTTCAAAGCTATATATAAAGAAAACCTTTGGGTGAACTTCATGAAGAAATCTAATGAAGAGACCACCTTCCATCAGGTTTCTATTTCACATGTTTATTTACTACTACTACAAATCTATTGTTCCAACCATGCTCTCAGTTACTTGTTCAACATCAGAGTTACCATTGATCTATCCTTGATTCCTTACAATGTCAGGGCCTATGAGCCATTTGTCTGATTGCTTGTTTTGACTGAATCAATAATCCTGAGACAGAGTTTTTTTCTTATTATTAAAGCAAGTCTACAACCTAGCATTTCTTAGTTCATGTAACAGTGTCCAGCGAACTCTACTGCCATAGAACCAATAAGGCTTCTTTTTTTGCTTGGTATATAAGTAGGATTAATGCACGCCATGAATCCATCCGTCCTTTTGAATTCTACATGTTATATGACTTGTGTTCTTCAATCTCTAGAGTCACTGCTACTGTTCTTTTTAATATGTTCCCTCATTGCAGGTTCGGGGCCCATCTTGTGCACAGCTGTTCCATGACTATCTTTCAGAGGCTAAGGAAGATTCAGGGGTAAAGAACATCATGGTCCTAGAACGTGGGTTTAATGGATGGGAGCTTTCAGGGAGGCCCGTTTGCCGCTGCAAGGACACTCCATGCAAGGGTGTATGCTCTTGAGTATCTAAGATACTGTATACTGTATCTGAACTCAAGGCAGATGTTGCTCTATGCTTCGAGAAATTGATCCTATCAACAGGCTAGATTGATAAAATGACATGTCTCCATGTCCATTGGATGGATCAACAATGACACCACGTGAATTGTTCCAATGAATAACAAGTTAATGCCACCTTACGGCATGTAAACTGTAAACGGCATTTGGAATGCTTGGAAATGTTTTGTTTCCATCAACCTATGTGCATTCACATCTTTTCAATTGGCTTTCATTCTATGTTCTCCGCAACAAGCATGCATATTTCTACCCTTTGTCACAATTGTTTTCCAGTTACTCTTTGTGGATACTCACGAAGAGATTTATATCCTTACACTTTTTCATTGTGGTTGCCAAAGTAACGTGGCGAAAAAAGTTGACCACATTGATCCCTTTTGCCTGAATAAATCTGCAGTATGTTCATTCACACTACATTTTTTGCCACAATTTTTCCTTGGTTCTATCAGGCATGTTCGACTTGCTCAAATATGGATTCTGCTCACATAAACCCTGAATCAACAACAATGTGTATCTTACATATGAGCTCATTCTTTGGCTCCAACACTGCTGCGGTAATGTCTGACATAGTCTGCTGGCGAACACTGAGGTGTTTACTTTAGGTGTTGCGTCGGACTTCAGTAGTAGTACTAATTTTTCTGCTGTATTTCTGGAGGCGTGTAAAATATGAACTGTCGATACTTGCGCTGTTGAGATGATATATATCATGGTTGAGGATAATGGTTACAGACGGCCCATGTATAGGAAACAAAAAACCAGATCTTTTCTTGCAATCATTCAGATACTTATTTGTGCTGAATTTCCAGAAAACAGCCAAAACATGAATTTTTCATCTGAACAATATTTGCTACAGAAAGGTGCCAAGAATAGATCTTAGTAATGTTTTGCTGTTCTTTTAATAGGCTAGAGTGCTTATGATTATCTTACAATCCATACATTCTTTGACATCATTCTATTTACAGAAGAATTGAAGTAGCATACCAATACCAAGTTGGAACAGCCCGGCAGCTATACAGGTGTACAACCAGGGAAAAAAAAGCCTGTAATACAATAAGATGTATTTTCTTTCTATGGCAAGAAAAGCAAAAAACCTGTAATACAATAAGATTTATGTTCTTCCTACTTctcaaaagaataaataaatgtgTAAAAAAATTTCCCTGTGCATACAGAGTTGGTCAACTCGTCAGCCGAGATTGGGATCTCCAGTTAGGCATTAACCAAACAACAAGCCAATGAAGGTTGAGCTAGCATCCCATATTCCCATTGACTAACTGAAAGTTGGGATCTCTGGCACGAGATCAATATTCTGAGTTTCTGGATTAGAAAAATCCATGTCAGAAGTAGAGCTCTGGTTTGAGATTGACATTCTGAATTTCTGGCGAGAAAAAACCATGTCAGAGATGGATCTCAGGCTTAAGTCTCGACTCAATGTCGATGTTGTCAGCCAGGGCGGCATGCTGTGAACTGCAGAGTGCAGACCATGGGTGCACAGCTGCAACAGATTATACAAAACTGACATTTTCTGGTTTTCACCTCCTCCAGGATCCAACATATCTCCTCCATTGAGACTGGTCCAGCAAAACCTCAAGCTCCCTCAACACTTGCCATGTAGCATCACCCACTTCCATCGGACGATTGAAAACTAGAGCCTTACGCTTCACTAGATCCCACAAATTCTTCTGTATCACAGTCAAATTGGTTGCCACGACATGGTCAAGCACCATCTCAAGATTGGCTATGTCCTTCTCAGCCACCTGCAATGAGATCTCTCGCCACTGGAGGACTGAAGGGAACGGCAGACGTATGTTATCAGCAATTATAACAGGAATGCAGCCTAGGAGGACTGATTCCACAAGCCGAGGACTCCAAGGTGCCCATCCCAGCGGACAGAGACAGAACAACGACCGAGCCATCTCAGATCGGTAGTTGTCAAACCGCTTTCTCTTAAGGTAGAACTTGTGATTGCGACCATAATGTTGTAGAAGCTCAGTCCTCACCTTCCTGTTACAAGGAGAAGTTATTTTTAGTCCTATCTAGTTTATGTTAAGATATTGTTATGTTATTCATAGGTAGAAGCATTGACCAAAAAATTAACTATTATGGATAATGAAGCAGAGCCTAGGAATGACCCCATAATCACTCCCCTTACAAATCATCATGGATAATTGCTAGATGAAGTGACTAAACGAGAAGCAAGGGCTTTCAGTATATGCTTACTTGCTGTAGAAGTGGCCACTAATGTTCTTGGGGTGCACCTCCATCTTGCCTCGAAAGAAGGCAAAAATGTCCCTCTGAGCCTTCTCTGGCTCCGGTAGTTCATGAGCCACCTCCGGCGGCACATGAGGTGGGATCACAACATGCTCCACCTCCTGACATGCGTGATGGCCTTGGACACCAAATGTCTGTAGCAGGATGGACCTCTTCAGGAACTCTGGTATGCCGTCGGCGATGGCTACATCCTCCTAATTAAAAATAAGGAACTTTTTCAGTGAACACGAAGTTCCCTTAAATAAGCCGGATTGGCAAGGTGTCTTCAATCAGTTATTAAAGTTTAAACTGAGCTGTGAGCTCCATTGTGACAGCACAAGATGAATTCGAAGTATCTGGGGTGGGAAATTAGATGGCCTAAGCTCAATTTGGCAAGAAATAAATGAACTGTATCTGGTTTGGATTCAGAACTAGGTGAGCTGCATGCCTGATTGCCTGCATTCCACAGTGTTAAATCCCAGTCACGACTAGCTGTTATATGCTATTTCCAAGCCAGAGCGCAAGCAAATTAGTAGTACTAACTTGTTACTTACAACCTCCTATTTACACGCAAGAGATTTAGGTGCGCAAGCAGCACGCAACCAACCAAGCACCGCAACAAACTGAGCCCAGAAAAAGTCGGGAGCTTTTCGGCGGACACGCTCACCATTGGATGGAAGCAGGCGCCGAAGTCGTGGGAGGCGACGAAGACGTGGTCGGCCCCGGCGGAGCGGTTCCAGTACGGCATCCGGGCCCGGACGAGGTCGACGGCCGCCGCGAGGAGGCCCCGGGCGTGCGACAGCGAGGGGAAGCCGTTGGCCGTGGAGAAGTTGCAGGAGACGTAAACGGGGACGAAGAAGAAGTCGGCGTCCTCGGGCCGCGCGGCGCGGCCGGCGTAGGCCAGCAGCGCCTCGTGCACCGCCACCTCGGCCGCGAAGAGGTGGCGCGAGCACCGCGCGTCGGCGGCCGCCCAGTCGCGGTTGAAGCGGGCGGGGAGGTCGTAGACGTAGATCCGGACGGGGGGCGCGGCTgcgccggtggtggtggcggcgaggGCGCGGGGCTTGGAGCGGAGGAAGGAGGAGCGGCtgagcggcgcggcggcgggcggcgtggcGGAGAGGAAGAGGGCGAGGGAGAAGGCGAAccagagcaggaggaggagcaaaGTGGAGTGCTTCCGCAGCTTGGCGGCGAGGGTGGGGGCTGCTGGGCTTCTCCTCGGCTTGGGATCTCTCATGGCGGGGGCGCGGGTGGACGGAGCTCACGCGCCCCTGTGTGGTCTCTGCTATGCTTTTGCTTGGCTTCGGGACATCACGACTTCTTCTCAGAGCTTGCTGGTTCGGCTCATCGGCTGCTGTGCTGTGCTGGCCGCTGGGCCGTCGTGGACTCTCAAAAGTCTCTCGAGTCTcaaccgtagcactttcgttctcttttgcaaaaaattttaacccgataaatagtactactttcgtcttatttggcaaatattgtccgatcgtggaccaactaggctcaaaagattcatctcgtgattttcaactaaactatgtaattagtttttttttacctacatttaatactccatgcaagcggctaaaaattgatgtgatggagagagagtgaaaaaacttggaatttggatggcatctaaacaaggcgttagtgtctaattatgaactaattaggttcaaaagttttgtctcacgatttctcacccagctgtgcaattagttttttttcgtctatatttagtactccatgcatgtaccgcaagatttgatgtgacgggtactgtctaaaattttttggaatctcaACAGGCCCTAACCCTTTCGCCTTCCTTGCTCTCTCCTCTCCTCGGAGTAGCCGAGTTGGAGTGTATTTCTTGTCAAGCCAAAGCGTTTTTCCGTTATTACTATTACTCCTACTCGTCTCTTTCTTATCCCGAGATGTGAAGGGATTAAGCAAGGTATTCTTTTATCTCAGGTGGTTACTTTTTTTGTGTGCTTTCAgattatatttaattttattttattattcttTGACTAATTTATAGCTTATGAAATATTTTTTAATTATAAAGCTTGTTGTCAAAGACTATAGTCTGAAAACCTAGCACCTAAAATATAACAACTTCCTTAAAAAACAATACTTAGAGCAACAACTCCAACAGATTCGGTATATCCTTCTTAATTTATAGGAATAAATATTTTAATGAAACATACTCGCAAGCCTCTTTAATTAGATTTTCAAATGTAGATATTCTATATTTCGGATTTCGACTTTTTATAGTACGCATAAGATATAGAACAGTTGTTAGAGGGTACAAAGACATAGAACATGATTTTTACTCAAATAACTCTCCAAATAATAATTTAAAGTCTAAATTTTGGAACGACTCGTTTACAAGTGAGCACTCCAGCCTCGTTTACAAGTGAGCACGTGCTTCGATAACCTTGCTACTCACTGGATTGGGGTGTGTCATAGTACCATATATATTTCAATTCAAGTAAGGTATGCAAATCACTCTAAAGGTTAGTTTAAAAACTCCAATCTCCTTGTCATCCTAGACTTTTTCTAGAGTAGCAATTCATGGTATGCTATTTCAGTTAGTCACTTATAGTTCACCATACAGGGCTTTCTATCTCTGGAGTTTTCTCCCTCTTATATATtgtaaagagttaaatgcacggtaggtccattaacttttgatcGTGTGTCATCTAGGTTCATCAACTTTTAAAATGCATTTtttgtccattaacttttggtggtgtgtcatccaggtccatcaatTTTTAAATTACATTTttaggtccctaaactttttaactggttcaccATAGGTCCATACCCTTTTGTTTAGCGAATAGATCTGACATGGCACGCAAAAAAAGCAGCCACCGTGGAGTACAGGACGAGATCACCATCCGGAGATAATCTTCAATACGAAGAACCTGATGGGATCACCATCTACGATTTCTCGAGCGGCGGTTCGACGGAGAATAAACTCCACAATAAAATCCAGTCTAACCTACCTGGTACAAGGCCAAAGGCCACAGGTATAGGCATGCAGGTCACCTAACCTAAACAAAACTCGGACTCCACCAGCCCAACTAGGACCGATTGACCCTGAgtc
It encodes:
- the LOC136509595 gene encoding arsenate reductase 2.2-like; translation: MARRGVSYVSATQLVSMASDARVAIVDVRDEERGYDGHIAGSHHYASDTFAERMPELARATGAKETLVFHCALSKVRGPSCAQLFHDYLSEAKEDSGVKNIMVLERGFNGWELSGRPVCRCKDTPCKGVCS
- the LOC136509604 gene encoding probable glucuronosyltransferase Os03g0107900, producing the protein MRDPKPRRSPAAPTLAAKLRKHSTLLLLLLWFAFSLALFLSATPPAAAPLSRSSFLRSKPRALAATTTGAAAPPVRIYVYDLPARFNRDWAAADARCSRHLFAAEVAVHEALLAYAGRAARPEDADFFFVPVYVSCNFSTANGFPSLSHARGLLAAAVDLVRARMPYWNRSAGADHVFVASHDFGACFHPMEDVAIADGIPEFLKRSILLQTFGVQGHHACQEVEHVVIPPHVPPEVAHELPEPEKAQRDIFAFFRGKMEVHPKNISGHFYSKKVRTELLQHYGRNHKFYLKRKRFDNYRSEMARSLFCLCPLGWAPWSPRLVESVLLGCIPVIIADNIRLPFPSVLQWREISLQVAEKDIANLEMVLDHVVATNLTVIQKNLWDLVKRKALVFNRPMEVGDATWQVLRELEVLLDQSQWRRYVGSWRR